The sequence TGGGCAAGGGCGTCCTCCACGGCCTGCCGGGATTGCAGCCAGCGCCGGCGCCGGATGCGCCAGAACAGGCCGTATTGCGGTACGAAAAGCGCGCCGACAACGATGAGCACGATGATACCGGTCATGGGTCAGCCCGCCCCTCGTCGCTTCCTTCGCCGGCCGCCAGGCTTTCGACCAGGACGGTACGCGCGACCTGACGCCCGATATGGTGTTCCTCTCCAGCAATGCGCAGGAGCATGGGGCCTTCGAAGGGCTCCTTATTCAGTACCTCCACGGTGTTTTCCGGCCGCAGGCCGAGTTTCGCCAGATACCGGAGCAACTCCGGATCCGTGTCGGTCACGCGGCGGATGACCACGGTACGGCCCGCTTCCATGTCGGACAGCTTCTCGTGATTCGTGGTGGCGATGGCCCCGTCCTTTGTCGGAATGGGCGAGCCGTGGGGATCCGTTGTAGGGTATCCCAGCATGGCGTCGATCTTGTCCTCGAACTCTTCGGAGATCACGTGTTCGAGCCGTTCCGCTTCCGCGTCCACCTGGTCCCATGTAAACCCGAGCGCTTCCGCCATGTACACCTCCAGCA is a genomic window of Gemmatimonadota bacterium containing:
- a CDS encoding metal-dependent transcriptional regulator — encoded protein: MPTPATEDYLKTIYKLQENAETASTNAVADRMGVSAASVTNMMKRLSESGLVEHRPYQAIRLTDAGRKIALEIIRHHRLLEVYMAEALGFTWDQVDAEAERLEHVISEEFEDKIDAMLGYPTTDPHGSPIPTKDGAIATTNHEKLSDMEAGRTVVIRRVTDTDPELLRYLAKLGLRPENTVEVLNKEPFEGPMLLRIAGEEHHIGRQVARTVLVESLAAGEGSDEGRADP